The genome window TGATGGTGACCGTCAACCAGACCATCGATTTCGAAACCGCCAACCTGGTTGCCGCGGAGTTTAATTTTGAGGTAGAGCGGGCCTCATTTGAAGAAGACGCCATCCTCAAGACCGAAACCGATGAGCCGTCCCAGATGGCGCCGCGGCCGCCGGTGGTTACCATTATGGGCCATGTGGATCACGGCAAGACCTCCCTTCTCGATGTCATCCGGCGCACCAAGGTCACCGAAGGCGAGGCCGGCGGCATTACCCAGCATATCGGCGCCTACCATGTGGAGCTGGACAGCGGGGAGATCGTATTCCTCGACACACCGGGCCATGAGGCCTTTACCTCCATGCGGGCGCGCGGCGCCCAGGTAACCGACCTGGTGGTCCTGGTTGTGGCAGCCGATGACGGCGTGATGCCCCAGACCATCGAGGCCATCGATCACTCAAGGGCGGCCGGCGTGCCGCTTATCGTGGCGGTCAACAAAATTGACAAAAACAACGCGGAGCCGGACCGGATCAAACGGGAAATCGCTGAAAAAGGCCTGGTGCCGGAAGACTGGGGCGGGGATACCATGTTCGTGCCTGTATCCGCCAAAGAGCAGATCGGCATTGACGACCTGCTCGAAATGATCCTTCTGCAAGCTGAAGTACTTGAATTAAAGGCAAATCATAATAAGCTGGCCAAAGGGCATGTGATTGAATCCAAGATGGACACCGGCAGGGGGCCCGTGGCCACCCTGCTTGTGCAGGAAGGCACCCTTAAAACCGGTGATTCAGTGGTCTGCGGGATGTATTACGGTAAAATCCGGGCCATGTACAATGACCGCGGTCAGCAGGTTCAGTCGGCCAGTCCGTCCTATCCGGTAGAAATTGTGGGCCTTTCCGGCGTGCCCATGGCCGGTGATGAATTTGTCACCCTTACGGCAGAAAAAGACGCCAAACAGGTCAGCGAACACCGTCTGCATAAGCAGCGGTCAAAGAATCTGGCCCGTTCGAGCCGGATGAGCCTGGACAAGCTTTACGAAAAAATGATGGAAGGCGAGGTCAAGGACTTAAACCTGATCATCAAGGCCGACGTCCAGGGCTCCATTGAGGCGCTGAAAGACTCCCTGACCAAGCTTTCCACTGAGGAAGTCAAAATCAGCGTGGTCCATTCGGCCGCCGGCCCCATTCATGAATCCGATGTTTCCCTGGCCGCTGTCTCAAACGCCATTATCATAGGGTTTAATGTCCGGCCCAGCGCCAAGGTGGTCAAGATGGCCGAAGAGGAGAACGTGGATATCCGATACTATGATGTTATCTACAATACCATCAAGGACATTAAGGATGCCATGGTGGGCCTCATGGAATCCAAGTTTGAAGAAAAAGTCCTCGGCCGTGCCGAAGTCCGGGATGTCTTTCATGTTCCGAGCGTGGGGACAATTGCCGGCTGCTATGTCACGGACGGCAAAATCCGGCGGGGCATGAATGTCCGCCTG of Desulfobacterales bacterium contains these proteins:
- the infB gene encoding translation initiation factor IF-2, with amino-acid sequence MAKLRVYELARELNMTNKALLAKLQDMDVEVKNHMSTVADETISKVKSELYGEAKKDTAYEAKRVKPNVIRRRRKRASEAEPEPEQPAEAETQAPAEAEKAASPEAPETETVSPEAETKESPEPEEAAETTEKTEAPAAEEKTEAAPEKAEEPAETVESEARPAEADTTAEAEEGAEKAETTEAAKEAAAPEPETPETPEEKKKPAKAKTKKKRKKETPARIIQMPETPAEPEPEPTPAEAEPPAEAVEAPPKAPKEKVKEAKKPAEPAEPEEEGKKKGKRKKPAEGEKGREAGKAKTALRRKEVVEGDALYDKSFGRGKKSRKKGKQAAPRPAAEQKPQITTPKAIKRRIKVDDTIVIADLAKRMGIKANELIKTLMGMGMMVTVNQTIDFETANLVAAEFNFEVERASFEEDAILKTETDEPSQMAPRPPVVTIMGHVDHGKTSLLDVIRRTKVTEGEAGGITQHIGAYHVELDSGEIVFLDTPGHEAFTSMRARGAQVTDLVVLVVAADDGVMPQTIEAIDHSRAAGVPLIVAVNKIDKNNAEPDRIKREIAEKGLVPEDWGGDTMFVPVSAKEQIGIDDLLEMILLQAEVLELKANHNKLAKGHVIESKMDTGRGPVATLLVQEGTLKTGDSVVCGMYYGKIRAMYNDRGQQVQSASPSYPVEIVGLSGVPMAGDEFVTLTAEKDAKQVSEHRLHKQRSKNLARSSRMSLDKLYEKMMEGEVKDLNLIIKADVQGSIEALKDSLTKLSTEEVKISVVHSAAGPIHESDVSLAAVSNAIIIGFNVRPSAKVVKMAEEENVDIRYYDVIYNTIKDIKDAMVGLMESKFEEKVLGRAEVRDVFHVPSVGTIAGCYVTDGKIRRGMNVRLIRDGIVTFDGKIGTLRRFKDDVKEVAQNYECGLRIENYNDIKVGDVLENYYFEEIKPEMA